One region of Colius striatus isolate bColStr4 chromosome 4, bColStr4.1.hap1, whole genome shotgun sequence genomic DNA includes:
- the RPP40 gene encoding ribonuclease P protein subunit p40, with protein MSVPSLQRLWQAPRHLLVCEKGHARHERSRHAVHVREHAYNCRVSFLIPECGILPEVLKSTIADLGEYYLVRNLLVHELVAHEFVDAFVKKGSCYALSYNTKIDQDNTAALLPNGKLILSVDKDTYEELGLQGRPSQYSGKKAMRYIITIDLTDSGFHPDSKKHNRVLWALKEKKPLEFDFLLAWYNTGAEGSTLMSYFSKNQIQALKPKVTFSTLRDLQCPLLQSNELQGKPEESCSAEELFEWLGAVLNRVSLDNKSSSFLSTYCCPQPNTVVEKAFLCTITGFIIPEKIIQLLEQLCCYFGEPKLAYWLTLTVHGFADSPVSWRESEHGFHKGGENLYNFVIFRNLDYWLQMAVGTNDDCPP; from the exons ATGTCGGTGCCGTCGCTGCAGCGGCTGTGGCAGGCGCCGCGGCACCTGCTGGTGTGCGAGAAGGGCCACGCGCGGCACGAGCGGTCGCGGCACGCGGTGCACGTCCGGGAGCACGCCTACAACTGCCGC GTGTCTTTTTTGATCCCTGAATGTGGCATACTACCTGAAGTGCTGAAGAGTACCATTGCAGATCTGGGAGAGTACTACCTGGTGAGGAATTTGTTGGTTCATGAATTGGTTGCTCACGAATTCGTTGATGCTTTTGTGAAGAAAG GTTCATGCTATGCACTTAGCTATAACACAAAAATTGATCAAGATAATACTGCAGCTCTGCTACCAAATG gAAAACTAATTCTATCAGTGGATAAGGATACTTACGAGGAACTTGGACTGCAAGGTCGCCCTTCTCAGTATTCTGGCAAAAAAGCAATGAGATATA TTATAACTATTGACTTGACTGATTCCGGCTTTCACCCTGATAGCAAGAAACATAACAGGGTGCTTTGggctttgaaagaaaagaaacctttaGAGTTTGACTTCCTACTGGCTTGGTATAATACAG GTGCAGAGGGATCAACATTGATGTCATACTTttcaaaaaaccaaatccagGCCCTGAAGCCAAAAGTAACATTCAGCACATTAAGGGACTTGCAGTGTCCCCTGTTGCAAAGTAACGAACTACAAGGAAAGCCAGAGGAGTCCTGCAGTGCAGAGGAACTCTTTGAATGGCTGGGTGCTGTCTTGAATCGAGTTAGCTT agACAACAAATCATCTAGCTTCTTATCAACCTATTGCTGTCCTCAGCCCAACACAGTGGtggaaaaagcttttttgtGCACAATCACAGGCTTTATAATTCCTGAGAAGATAATTCAGTTATTGGAGCAGCTGTG TTGCTATTTTGGTGAACCAAAGCTGGCATATTGGCTGACCCTAACTGTTCATGGCTTTGCAGACAGCCCAGTTTCCTGGAGAGAAAGTGAACATGGTTTCCACAAGGGAGGAGAGAACTTGTACAACTTTGTTATTTTTAGAAATCTGGACTACTGGCTTCAGATGGCTGTAGGAACTAATGATGATTGTCCTCCATAA
- the PPP1R3G gene encoding protein phosphatase 1 regulatory subunit 3G — MASPAGPQQELAAAERRRLRGAAPTVLRDAGREAAAERPALPEPRRCERPPAAGPGERRQEEVEEEEEEEEEEEAAVGEECCGKCKKRVQFADSLGLSLASVKHFSEAEEPLVPPAALSRLQRPPGEERDPPPPGQETPAPPALRLVPDFPDGGEPSAERLRRQRVCLERLGRPPAPTDVQGTVQVLGCPGPKEVTVRYTFNEWLSFLDVPAAPLPPAPPPAADPPAERYAFALCVPPTLREGSALHFAIRYRSPQGEFWDNNGGRNYTLRCRGCPWGGPAPPPAAPRY; from the coding sequence ATGGCGAGCCCCGCGGGCCCGCAGCAGGAGCTGGCGGCGGCGGAGCGACGGCGACTCCGCGGCGCGGCCCCGACGGTGCTCCGCGACGCcggccgggaggcggcggcggagcggccGGCGCTGCCAGAGCCGCGGCGCTGCGAACGGCCGCCGGCTGCCGGCCCCGGCGAGAGGCggcaggaggaggtggaggaagaggaggaggaggaagaggaggaggaagcggcGGTGGGCGAAGAATGCTGCGGCAAGTGCAAGAAGCGGGTGCAGTTCGCCGACTCGCTGGGGCTGAGCCTCGCCAGCGTCAAGCACTTCAGCGAGGCCGAGGAGCCGCTAGTGCCGCCGGCCGCGCTGTCCCGGCTGCAGAGACCGCCTGGCGAGGAGCGGGATCCGCCGCCGCCCGGGCAGGAGACCCCCGCTCCGCCCGCCCTGCGCCTGGTGCCCGACTTCCCCGACGGCGGGGAGCCCAGCGCCGAGCGGCTGCGGCGGCAGCGCGTCTGCCTGGAGCGGCTGGGGCGGCCCCCGGCGCCCACCGACGTGCAGGGCACGGTGCAAGTGCTGGGCTGCCCCGGCCCCAAGGAGGTGACGGTCCGCTACACCTTCAACGAGTGGCTGTCCTTCCTGGACGTGCCGGCCGCCCCgctgcccccggccccgccgcccgccgccgacCCGCCGGCCGAGCGCTACGCCTTCGCCCTGTGCGTCCCGCCGACCCTGCGAGAGGGCTCGGCCCTACACTTCGCCATCCGCTACCGCAGCCCGCAGGGCGAGTTCTGGGACAACAACGGCGGCCGCAACTACACGCTGCGGTGCCGCGGCTGCCCCTGGGgaggccccgcgccgccccccgctgccccccgctACTAA